GCGGTGCCTGCGGCGTCGCGGCGGGGGCGGAAGCGGGGCCCGGGGCCGGGGTACCGGCGGGGGCGCCGGCCGGGGCGTCCCACACCCAGCGCTGCGTGCGCGCGTCCCAGCGGGGTGCACCCTGCGGCTGCGGGGCCACGGCTCAGCCCCCCAGCGTGATCAGCAGCTCGCCCAGCGCGGTCGCCGCACAGACCGACTCCACCAGCGGGGCCCAGCGCTCCAGCGCCCCGCGCAGCCGGGCGGCGAGCCCGGGCCGGATCTCCCGCGCCGTCTCCAGCTCCTCGGCGGCCCCGTCCAGTTCGGCGTCCAGCGCCGACCGGTCCTCGCCCCGGGGCAGCCGTACGAGGGCGGCGCGCAGCTCCAGTACGGCGTCGAGCAGCACCTGCGGCGTGGGCGCCTCGGCGCCGGCGCCCCCGTGCCGGACGGTGTTCGTGTTGTTGCTGCCGCCGATGCTGAACGCGCTGCCGGTGATGTCGCCGAGCGTCACGGACGGCTCCGCCGGGCCCCCGCCCGTCGTGCCCGCACTGTTCCCGTCAGTTGCCACCGCTGCTCCCCTTGCCCCTGCCGCTGTTGTGGTGACCGGTGTTGGTGTTGTTGCTGCCGCCGACGCTGAACGCGCTGCCGTTCACCGACTGGATGAACACCCCGCCCTCGGCGACGTTGACGGCGCGCTTCGCGAACTCCTCGGTGTGCCAGCCCGCTTCGTGCAAGGCGACGATAACGCCGCCGACCACACGGTCCTGAACCGTTTTCAGGAAGCGGTCCAGGTCCATCAGGTGGAACAGCGACCCGTTGTCCTCGGAGGCGAGTTCGCGCACCGACAGGCGCGGCCCCTCGGGCCGGGCGCCGCCGTGGCCGCCGGTCACGATCCGCCACCAGCTCGCGAGGCCACGGCCCAGGGTGGTGACGGAGGCCGCGATGGAGCCCGGGGTCTGCCGCAGGGCCGCGACCGCCTTCCCGAAGCCGTTGTTGTTGCGGTAGCGCTGGGCGTCGGCGTCCGCGTTGTGGAAGGCGACGTCCACGGGGAGCAGCACGTGCGGCGCCACTTCCAGCATCATCATGCCGCCCTGGGTGTGGACCCGTACGAAGACGGTGACGACGAGGTTCTCGTCCCAGCCGCCCACCCGCACGCGCAGGAAGTGCCTGCGGCGCTCGCCGCCCTCCTCGACGGCTGCGGCCCGCTGCTCCGCGTACTGGGCGTGGATGGCCTGGGCCGCGTCCCGGTGCGGCAGCCCGTTGGCGGGCAGGAACACGCACTCGTCGACGACGAGTTCCCGCAGCCGGTCACCGACGGCCGCCTCGGCCTCCAGGGAGCCGTGCGGCGAGGGCACCCGCAGCCGCTCCAGCAGCGGCGCGATCTTGGAGATGAGGTGGGCGTTGGTGACCGGCGTCGGCTTGCGGTCGGGGCCGAGGTCCTCGCGCGGGCGCAGTTCGACGGAGAGCTGCCAGGGCCGGTAGGCGTCACCGGCGCCGCAGAACGGGTCGTTGACGTCGTACATGATCACCGGCGCGTGCTGCTCGGCCCGGATACGGGCGCGCACGCGATGGAAGCGCACACCCGGGGCCGCTTCGGCCGGGTCGCCGGCGTGGTCGGCGTAGCGGCGCTCGTTGAGGTCGGTGGCGATGGTCCGGTAGACGTGGCCGCGCTGGAGGCCCACGACGACGACCACGGCGGCGAAGACGACGGGCACCCACCAGAAGACGGCGGTGGCCGCCGCGGTGTTCCCGAAGGACGGGGTGAAGAACAGGGCGCCGGGGCCGCCCGAGTCGCCGAGCATGCTCATCAGGGCGAATCCGCCGAAGGCGAGGAAGAGCAGGGTGAAGGCGAGCACCACGAAGACGTAGACGCGCAGGATCACGGCCAGCGCCCGCAGCAGCGGCGTGCCCCGGCCGCGCAGCCAGTCGGCGAAGCTCAGCAGGAGGAACGGGACGAGCAGCAGCATGAGCGCGCCACCGGTGAGGAGGGAGCCGACGAACCAGGCTCCGAGCACCCCGGCCGCCCAGCCGAGTTCGGCGCGGCGCGCGCGCAGCGCGTGGGCGAGCACCCGGGAGGCGTCGAAGCCGTAGGAGGGGGCGACGATGCGCTCTTCGTGGACGTAGAGCTCGTCGATGACCCGGTCGCGGAATCCGGCGTCGAGGTACGTACCCGCGCAGAGGAACCGGCCGGCCTCGCTGAGCGAGGGGTGTACCGGCGGGCGGCCGGCGCGGGGATCGCCCCAGCCGGCCGGACCGGTCGACTGGTGGGGAATCGGGGTCTCGGTCACCGACCGACCTTAGGTTCCCCCTACATCACGCGATAGGCCGAATCGCGCCAAAACGCCCCGACCAGGTTTGGCCGGGGCGTTTCGTCGTTCGTATTGGTTCGAACGGGCCTGACCGGTCAGCGGTCCGGCCCGGCCGGTCAGATCAGACCGAGCTCGCGCACCGCGTCGCGCTCCTCGACCAGCTCCGCCACGGACGCGTCGATGCGCGTACGGGAGAACTCGTTGATGTCCAGGCCCTGGACGATCTCGTACTTGCCGTCCTTGGTGGTGACGGGGAACGAGGAGATGATGCCCTCGGGGACGCCGTAGGAGCCGTCCGACGGGACACCCATCGAGGTCCAGTCGCCGGCGGCGGTGCCGTTGACCCACGTGTGGACGTGGTCGAGGGCGGCGTTGGCGGCGGAGGCGGCCGAGGACGCGCCACGGGCCTCGATGATCGCGGCACCGCGCTTGGCGACGGTCGGGATGAAGGTCTCGGCGAGCCACTGCTCGTCGTTGACGACCTCGGCGGCGTTCTTGCCGGCGATCTCCGCGTGGAAGATGTCCGGGTACTGGGTCGCCGAGTGGTTGCCCCAGATGGTGAGGCGCTTGATGTCGGAGACGGCGGCGCCGGTACGGGCGGCCAGCTGCGAGATCGCGCGGTTGTGGTCCAGGCGGGTCATCGCGGTGAACCGCTCGGCCGGTACGTCCGGGGCGGCGGCCTGCGCGATGAGCGCGTTGGTGTTGGCCGGGTTGCCCACGACCAGGACCTTGATGTCGTCCGCGGCGTGCGCGTTGATCGCGGCGCCCTGCGGCTTGAAGATGCCGCCGTTGGCGGAGAGCAGGTCACCGCGCTCCATGCCCTTGGTGCGCGGGCGGGCGCCCACGAGCAGCGCGACGTTGGCACCCTCGAAGCCCTTGTTCGGGTCGTCGAAGATGTCGATGCCGCGGAGCAGCGGGAAGGCGCAGTCGTCGAGCTCCATGGCGGTTCCCTCGGCGGCCTTCATGCCCTGGGGGATTTCGAGGAGCCGGAGCTTGACCGGCACGTCCGCGCCGAGGAGGTGACCGGACGCGATGCGGAAGAGCAGCGCGTAGCCGATCTGGCCGGCGGCGCCGGTGACGGTGACATTCACGGGAGTGCGGGTCATGGCCTTCTCCGTTAGACAGCTGGCGGTGGGGCGTCCCTGCCCCATGTGCTGGAGGACGCCGCTCCCCTGTCCTCTAAATCTTGACGTGAAGAGACATCCGCGGTCAGGCTATCCGACCCCGGGGGCGGCTAACCCACAGGCCCGTGTGGTGCGTGGCACACGGACCCGGATGTTCGAAGGCCGGACGGCCGCCCGGGCCCCGAATCCACCCCGCCGCGCGGCTAGCGGACCGTGAAGCGGACCGCCGTCTCCAGGAACGGGACGTGCAGCGGCGGCTTGGGTTCCATCACCAGCGCGAGCAGGGTGATGGCCACGCCGAGCACCCCGTAGGTCAGCAGGTCCGTGAACCGGGAGCGGACGGCGAGCATCCCCACCGACGGCAGCACGCGCCGCATCACGGCGGCCGCGATCAGGGCGATCCCGATGATCAGGCAGCCCACCCGCGGGTGGCCCGTCGCCGTCGTCAGCAGCCCGGCCGCGGTGGCGGCGAGGACGCTGAGCATCGGCCACTGCCGTGCGGGCGCCGGGGCGTCCCCCGGAGCGGCCCGGCCGCCGCCCTCGGGCCGGGCGGTGTCCCGGGTGACGGAAGGGAACCGGCGGGACTTGGGGGCCTCGGCAGGCCCCTGGTCCCCCTCGCCCCCGGCCGGGCCGGTGGTGTGCTCAACCCGCACTGGTGGTCCGTTCCGCCGCCTCGACGACATTGACGAGCAGCTGGGCGCGGGTCATCGGGCCGACGCCGCCGGGGTTCGGGGACAGCCAGCCCGCCACCTCCGCGACCCCCGGGTGCACGTCGCCGACGATCTTCCCGCTCTCGTCGCGGCTGACGCCGACGTCGAGCACCGCCGCGCCCGGCTTCACGTCCTCCGGCTTGACCAGGTGCGGGACCCCGGCGGCCGCGACGATGACGTCCGCCTGCCGCAGCAGGCGCGGCAGGTCGCGGGTACCGGTGTGGCACAGGGTGACCGTGGCGTTCTCGGACTTGCGGGTCAGGAGCAGCCCGATGGAGCGCCCGACGGTGACGCCGCGGCCCAGGACGACGACGTGGGCGCCGTTGATCTCCACGC
This Streptomyces sp. NBC_00539 DNA region includes the following protein-coding sequences:
- a CDS encoding malate dehydrogenase translates to MTRTPVNVTVTGAAGQIGYALLFRIASGHLLGADVPVKLRLLEIPQGMKAAEGTAMELDDCAFPLLRGIDIFDDPNKGFEGANVALLVGARPRTKGMERGDLLSANGGIFKPQGAAINAHAADDIKVLVVGNPANTNALIAQAAAPDVPAERFTAMTRLDHNRAISQLAARTGAAVSDIKRLTIWGNHSATQYPDIFHAEIAGKNAAEVVNDEQWLAETFIPTVAKRGAAIIEARGASSAASAANAALDHVHTWVNGTAAGDWTSMGVPSDGSYGVPEGIISSFPVTTKDGKYEIVQGLDINEFSRTRIDASVAELVEERDAVRELGLI
- a CDS encoding DUF3017 domain-containing protein translates to MRVEHTTGPAGGEGDQGPAEAPKSRRFPSVTRDTARPEGGGRAAPGDAPAPARQWPMLSVLAATAAGLLTTATGHPRVGCLIIGIALIAAAVMRRVLPSVGMLAVRSRFTDLLTYGVLGVAITLLALVMEPKPPLHVPFLETAVRFTVR